The bacterium DNA window CCCCGTCACGCCGTGGCAGGATGCACAGTGGAGCGCGTAGAGATCGGCGCCTCGCCGCACATCCCCGCTCGCGGCGGAGGCGGGCGTCGACGGCGGCGGCGAGGGCGTCTGGGCCCGCGAGCGGGCGGCCGCCACGACGGTCGCCCCCAACACCACCATCACGGCGGCCACCGTGACGGTGCGCCGGCTCATCGGATGAGCCAGATCGTGGAGAACACCGCGATCCATACGGCGTCGACGAAGTGCCAGTAATAAATCACCGCGTCGGGTCCGCCGGTCCCGCCGCCGGGATCCAGCGCGCGATAGGCGCCGCCCGCGACTTTGACCGCCAACCCCAACAACAGAATGATGCCCACGACCATGTGGAGCGCGTGAAAGCCGGTCAGGGTGAAAAAGATCGTGCCGTACGCGTGCGACGCGACGGTGAAGCCCGCGCTCAGCCAGTCGTGCAGCTTGAGGCCAAGAAACACGAGCCCCATCACGGCGGTCAGGACCAAGCGGCGGACGGCCGCGGCGCGATGCCCGGCGCGCAGCGCGTGGGCGGCCAGATGCGCGGGGATGCTCGAGCCGAGCAGAATCGCCGTCGCGAGCCCCATTTCGGCGAGGTCGAGGTGCACCCCGGCCGGCGGCCAGACGACCGCTTCACCGCGGAGCGTAAAGTACGCGCCGAACAGCGCCCCGAAGAACATCGTCTCGGACGCGATGAACAGCACCATGCCCAGCACGAGCGGGGCCGGGTGCGTCGCACCCGGGCGGGCGGCGGTCTGCGCGATCATCTCCGGCCGTTCTTTCCGTCCGTGCGCGGCCGTGTCCTCCGGTGTGAGAAGTCGGCGCACAGCGCAGGGGCAAGTCGCGGCCGCGTGCAACCTTGGGGGTCGGAGGTGGACACTTGGAGCCGCGCCCCTGGCACCGGTTCTACGCCGACGACGTTCCCCACGATATCGCTCTTCCCGACGCGCCCCTGCACGCGTTTCTCCGGGCGAGCGCCGCGCGCCATCCCGGCCGGGCCGCCGTCATCCTGAGCGGCCCCGGGTTCCACTCGGCGCTGTCCTACCGCGCGCTCGATCGCGCGACCGACCGGTTCGGCGGAGGCCTGCGCGCGCTGGGCCTCCGCCGCGGAGACCGCCTCGCGATCGCGCTGGCCAACCTGCCGCAGTATCCCATCGCGCTCTACGGCGCGTTCAAGGCGGGCGTCACCGTCGTCCAGGTCAATCCGCTGTATCGCGGCGAGGACCTCGCGTTCCTCCTGCGCGACTCGCAGGCGAAAGCCCTCGTGACGCTCACCCGCCTCTATCCGAACGTGGCGGCGGTGCGCGACCGGACGGCGCTCGAGCACATCATCCTGACCAAGGTGTCGGACTACTTCCCGCCGCTGTGGCGCGCGCTCTATCGCGTGGCGCGGGAGCGGCGCGAGGGCGACGCGATGCCGCGCGGGGCCGGCCTCGTCCCGTGGGGCCGGATGATGCGGCGGCACGCGCTTCCGCCGTCCGAAGGCGCCGGGCCCGAAGACCTCGCCGTCTTACAATATACCGGCGGCACGACGGGACGTCCCCGCGGCGCGATGCTGACGCACCGCAACCTCGCCGTGAACGCCGCGCAGGGGCTCGCCTGGTTCCGCGGCCTCAGGGAGGGCGAGGAGTGCTTCCTCGTCGTCGTGCCGCTGTTCCACGTCTACGGCCTGCTCGTACTGAACGCCGGCATCCGGCTCGCCGCGACCCAACTGATGGTGCTGATGCGCATGTTCGAGGCCCGCCTTGTGGCCGAGCAGGTGCCGCGGTGGCGCCCCACGGTCTTCCCCGGCGTGCCGGCGATGTACGCGGCGATCAACCAGCTCAAGGACGTCGCGCGCCACGATCTCCACTCGATCCGGTACTGCCTCTCCGGCGCCGCGGGGCTGCCGGCGGAAGTGGCGCGGCGGTTCGAGGAGCTGACCGGCGGCCGCGTGGCCGAGGGGTACGGCCTCACCGAAGCCGGGCCGCTCGTGGCGGCGAACCCGATCTGGGAAGGCGGGGTGCGCAAGCCCGGCAGCATCGGCATACCGGTCCCCGGCACCGACGTGCGGATCGTCGATCTCGAAGGGGGCGTGCGCGATCTGCCGGCGGGCGAGGCCGGAGAGCTGATCGTGCGCGGGCCCCAGATCATGCAGGGGTTCTGGAACGCGCCGGCCGACACGGCCACGTCGCTGCGCGGCGGCTGGCTCTACACCGGCGACGTGGCGCGCACCGACGCCGACGGATTTCTCTTCATCGAGGACCGCAAGAAGGACATGATCGAGGTCGGCGGGCTCAAGGTCTACCCGCGCGAGATCGAGGACCTGCTGCTCGAACACCCGCTGGTCCGCGACGCCGCGGTCATCGGCGTGCCCCACCAGCTGCGGGGAGAGACGATCGTGGCCTACGTCACACTGCGGACCCCCGGCGGGGACGCCGTGCCGGCGCGCCGCCAGATCCGCGACTGGCTGCGGGAGCGGCTGCCGTCCTACAAGCTGCCCCGGCGCATCGAAATCGTCGACGCGATCCCGAAGACCCTCATCGGCAAGCCGCTGCGGCGCGTGCTGCGGGAGACCGCCGCCGCGGCCGCACCGCCCGAGGACGGATCGGAAGGTTAAGCTCGGCCCGCGCCCCGATGACACGTTATCTCGCCTACCGGATCGTCGCGATGCTTCCGATCGTGATCGGGGTCACGTTGATCGTTTTCGTCGTCGGGCGCCTCGCGCCGGGCGATCCCGTGCAGATCCTCTTCGGCGACATCAGCAACCCCACGGTAGAAGCGCGCGCGCGGGCGCAGTTGGGGCTCGATCAGCCGCTGCCTGTGCAGTACGCCCGGTTCCTCAAAGGCCTGGCCCGTCTCGACTTCGGCACCTCGTACGTCTATCGCGGCGTCCGCGTCAGCGCGATCATCGGGCAGGCGCTGCCGATCAGCCTGGCCCTCGGCACCCTCGCCCTGGTCGTCGCGGTCCTCGTGGGCGTTCCGCTTGGCCTGGCCGCGGCGCTGCACCGGCGGTCCGTCCTCGACCAGGGCGTCCGGCTGCTCACCCTGCTCGGCGTGGCGGTGCCCTTCTTCGTCGTCGCCATCGGCCTCGTGCTGCTGTTCTCGCTGCGCCTGCGTTGGCTGCCGGTGTCCGGCTGGGGAACGCCGGCGCACCTGGTGCTGCCGATCGTGGTCCTGATGCTGCGGCCGATGGCGTACATCACCCGCATCACGCGGCTCGCCGTGCTGCAGACGCTCGGCCAGGACTACATCCGCACCGCGCGCGCGAAGGGACTCCCGGTCGCGGCGATCACCGTCCGCCACGCGCTGCGCAACGCCGCCATCACCATCACGACGACGGTGGGGCTCGCCCTCAGCCTGGCGTTCACCGGCGCCTTCGTCACGGAGATCATCTTCGGGATCCCCGGCATGGGCCGGGCGACGGTCACCGCCGTGTTCCAGCGCGACTACCCCGTCATTCAGGCGGTGGTGCTACTGTACACCGCGCTCTTTCTGCTGCTGAATCTCGCGATGGACCTCGCGTACGCCGCGCTCGACCCGCGGATCCGGTACACGTGAGCGGGGCGGCCGCGGTATGGAAGGACCGCGCGACGGTCGCCGCGCTCGTCACCGTGGCGCTCCTCCTCGCGGGCGCGATCATGATCCCGTATACGACGCACATCCCCTACGACGTCCAGGATCTGTCGCAGACCCTGCAGGGGCCGAGTGTCCAGCACTGGTTCGGCACCGATCAGTACGGGCGCGACCTGCTGACGCGGGTCGCCTACGGCGGCCGGATCTCGTTTGCGATCAGCGGCACGGCCGTGCTCGCGCACACGGTCATCGGCACGGCCGGCGGGATGCTGGCGGGGTTTCTCGGCGGGACCGCGGACGGCGTGCTGATGCGGGTCACGGACGTGTTCCTGGCCTTCCCGCCGATCCTCTTCCTCATTCTCATCACCGGGGTGCTCGGCCCGAGCCTGCTGAACATCATCATCGCGTTGTCGCTGGTCGGCTGGGCCGGCATGGCGCGCCAGGTGCGCGCGGAGGCCCTCACGCTGCGCGGCCAGGAGTTCATCGACGCGGCGCGCGCGCTCGGCGCGACCGACCGGCGCATCCTGATGCGGCACGTCCTGATCAACCTGCTCACGATCGCGCTGGTGCGCGCGTCGCTCGATATCGGCCCCGTGATTCTCTCCGAGGCGACGCTCTCGTTTCTGGGCATCGGCATCCAGCCGCCGATGCCGTCGTGGGGCGTGATGATCGCGGAGGGCCTGCCGAGATTGCGGAGCGAGCCGTATCTGGCCTTGATCCCGAGCGTCGTCCTGTCGCTCGCAATCCTGTCGCTGACGTTCGCGGGCGAAGGCATCGCGGAGGCGCTCGACCCGCGGTCGCGGAGCCGGTGAGCCCCGCGCCGTGAGCCTCAGCGACCGCGCGCGGCGACCCCTTCCCACACCGCCGGCATCACTTCATTTAAGAGCATCGGAATCTGCTCGTCGTAGTTGAACGCGCCGAGACGCACGGAGATGCGCCGGGCGCCGGCGTCCCAGTAGCGTAAGATCCCGTCCGCCACCTGCCGCGGCGGCCCGAACACGAGACGGTCGAAGCTGCGCGGACCGTACGTGTCGGGCCAGTACCGGCGCACGTAGTCCTCCGCTTCCTGCCGGGC harbors:
- a CDS encoding cytochrome c oxidase subunit 3, with translation MIAQTAARPGATHPAPLVLGMVLFIASETMFFGALFGAYFTLRGEAVVWPPAGVHLDLAEMGLATAILLGSSIPAHLAAHALRAGHRAAAVRRLVLTAVMGLVFLGLKLHDWLSAGFTVASHAYGTIFFTLTGFHALHMVVGIILLLGLAVKVAGGAYRALDPGGGTGGPDAVIYYWHFVDAVWIAVFSTIWLIR
- a CDS encoding long-chain fatty acid--CoA ligase, which gives rise to MEPRPWHRFYADDVPHDIALPDAPLHAFLRASAARHPGRAAVILSGPGFHSALSYRALDRATDRFGGGLRALGLRRGDRLAIALANLPQYPIALYGAFKAGVTVVQVNPLYRGEDLAFLLRDSQAKALVTLTRLYPNVAAVRDRTALEHIILTKVSDYFPPLWRALYRVARERREGDAMPRGAGLVPWGRMMRRHALPPSEGAGPEDLAVLQYTGGTTGRPRGAMLTHRNLAVNAAQGLAWFRGLREGEECFLVVVPLFHVYGLLVLNAGIRLAATQLMVLMRMFEARLVAEQVPRWRPTVFPGVPAMYAAINQLKDVARHDLHSIRYCLSGAAGLPAEVARRFEELTGGRVAEGYGLTEAGPLVAANPIWEGGVRKPGSIGIPVPGTDVRIVDLEGGVRDLPAGEAGELIVRGPQIMQGFWNAPADTATSLRGGWLYTGDVARTDADGFLFIEDRKKDMIEVGGLKVYPREIEDLLLEHPLVRDAAVIGVPHQLRGETIVAYVTLRTPGGDAVPARRQIRDWLRERLPSYKLPRRIEIVDAIPKTLIGKPLRRVLRETAAAAAPPEDGSEG
- a CDS encoding ABC transporter permease, producing the protein MTRYLAYRIVAMLPIVIGVTLIVFVVGRLAPGDPVQILFGDISNPTVEARARAQLGLDQPLPVQYARFLKGLARLDFGTSYVYRGVRVSAIIGQALPISLALGTLALVVAVLVGVPLGLAAALHRRSVLDQGVRLLTLLGVAVPFFVVAIGLVLLFSLRLRWLPVSGWGTPAHLVLPIVVLMLRPMAYITRITRLAVLQTLGQDYIRTARAKGLPVAAITVRHALRNAAITITTTVGLALSLAFTGAFVTEIIFGIPGMGRATVTAVFQRDYPVIQAVVLLYTALFLLLNLAMDLAYAALDPRIRYT
- a CDS encoding ABC transporter permease: MSGAAAVWKDRATVAALVTVALLLAGAIMIPYTTHIPYDVQDLSQTLQGPSVQHWFGTDQYGRDLLTRVAYGGRISFAISGTAVLAHTVIGTAGGMLAGFLGGTADGVLMRVTDVFLAFPPILFLILITGVLGPSLLNIIIALSLVGWAGMARQVRAEALTLRGQEFIDAARALGATDRRILMRHVLINLLTIALVRASLDIGPVILSEATLSFLGIGIQPPMPSWGVMIAEGLPRLRSEPYLALIPSVVLSLAILSLTFAGEGIAEALDPRSRSR